In Shewanella sp. VB17, a single genomic region encodes these proteins:
- a CDS encoding tandem-95 repeat protein, whose protein sequence is MRSIDEDSGVTTGNVIDGSSVDGPLTVQSFTIAGETGPFTLGENINITNVGSFSLSASGAYNFTPATNYNGPVPVITYTLTDGSGPVDTSTLTITVNPINDDFTDNDEVRSIDEDSGVTTGNVIDGSSVDGPLTVQSFTIAGETGPFTLGENINITNVGSFSLSASGAYNFTPATNYNGPVPVITYVLTDGSGDTNTSTLTISVSPMDDDFTDNDEVRSIDEDSGVSTGNVIDGSSVDGPLTVQSFTIAGETGPFTLGENINITNVGSFSLSASGAYNFTPAANYNGAMPVITYTLTDGSGPVDTSTLTITVNPINDDFTDNDEVRSIDEDSGVTTGNVIDGSSVDGPLTVQSFTIAGETGPFTLGENINITNVGSFSLSANGAYSFTPAINYNGPVPVITYILTDGSGDTNTSTLTIDVNPVDDSFTDNDEVRSIDEDSGVTTGNVIDGSSVDGPLTVQSFTIAGETGPFTLGENINITDVGSFSLSANGAYSFTPAANYNGAVPVITYTLTDGSGPVDTSTLTITVNPINDDFTDNDEVRSIDEDSGVTLGNVIDGSSVDGPLNVQSFTIAGEAGPFNLGQAINITDVGSFSLSANGAYSFTPAANYNGAVPVITYTLTDGSGPVDTSTLTITVNPINDDFTDNDEVRSIDEDSGVTTGNVIDGSSVDGPLTVQSFTIAGEAGPFNLGQAINITDVGSFSLSANGAYNFTPAANYNGAVPVITYILTDGSGDTNTSTLSIDVNPVDDSFTDNDEVRSIDEDSGMTTGNVIDGSSVDGPLTVQSFTIAGETGPFNLGQTINITDVGSFSLSANGVYNFTPATNYNGAVPVITYILTDGSGDTNTSTLTISVSPMDDDFTDNDEVRSIDEDSGVTTGNVIDGSSVDGPLTVQSFTIAGETGPFTLGENINITNVGSFSLSASGAYNFTPATNYNGPVPVITYVLTDGSGDTNTSTLTIDVNPINDDFTDNDEVRSIDEDSGVTTGNVIDGSSVDGPLTVQSFTITGEAGPFNLGQAINITNVGSFSLSANGAYSFTPATNYNGAVPVITYILTDGSGDTNTSTLTITVNPINDDFTDNDEVRSIDEDSGVTTGNVIDGSSVDGPLTVQSFTIAGETGPFTLGENINITNVGSFSLSANGAYSFTPATNYNGAVPVITYTLTDGSGPVDTSTLTITVNPINDDFTDNDEVRSIDEDSGVTTGNVIDGSSVDGPLTVQSFTIAGETGPFTLGENINITNVGSFSLSANGAYSFTPATNYNGPVPVITYVLTDGSGDTNTSTLTIDVNPVDDSFTDNDEVRSIDEDSGVTTGNVIDGSSVDGPLTVQSFTIAGETGPFTLGENINITNVGSFSLSASGAYNFTPATNYNGPVPVITYVLTDGSGDTNTSTLTIDVNPINDDFTDNDEVRSIDEDSGVTTGNVIDGSSVDGPLTVQSFTIAGEAGPFVIGQVVNIADIGSFSLSANGAYSFTPAANYNGAVPVITYILTDGSGDTNTSTLTISVSPMDDDFTDNDEIINVNEDSNAIGGNVIDGSSVDGPLTVQSFTIAGETGPFTLGENINITNVGSFSLSASGAYSFTPAANYNGAVPVITYTLTDGSGPVDTSTLTITVNPINDDFTDNDEVRSIDEDSGVSTGNVIDGSSVDGPLTVQSFTIAGEAGPFNLGQAINITDVGSFSLSANGAYNFTPAANYNGAVPVITYTLTDGSGPVDTSTLTITVNPINDDFTDNDEVRSIDEDSGMTTGNVIDGSSVDGPLTVQSFTIAGEAGPFNMGQAINITDVGSFSLSANGAYSFTPAANYNGPVPVITYVLTDGSGDTNTSTLTIDVNPADDSFTDNDEIISVNEDSNAIGGNVIDGSSVDGPLTVQSFTIAGESGPFTFGENINIANIGNFSLSANGAYSFTPAANYNGPVPVITYVLTDGTGDTNTSTLTISVSPMDDDFTDNNEVRSIDEDSGVNTGNVIDGSSTDGPLTVQSFTIAGETGPFNLGQAINITDIGSFSLSANGAYSFTPTANYNGPVPVITYVLTDGSGENDTSTLTIDVTPVNDIVNITAITNVRVSEEGLTNGLADNVGNSDQTDAVISSGIIEIYDADEDALTVSLSGPLNITSGGNTVQWSWDDTNTLTGYIGSEGASSYIAVMTLALSPPAEGSNGEWIYNTTLLAPVDHHDVLSEDNLALDFGIKVTDGNGEVTNDSFTVVIEDDTLEMSDTAAVAVSDSNIPDTLVGNFSFTTNNGGHDTLDFNGFTVMANGFTSATDSTLTSAIVYGNNSGIGVKSVAAPYHNIDAEIDFRKFADGTEASEEIVITLDSGTLAYGTSIQFASMFGGELEVGVVEFYRDGQLITTQKFSSDANDGNYAAVFETLQGGFDKMIIKATDNGIGNTSDNSDLAIKSIEFLGREGLAIAYATGSTNIQWGADQKGTLQFTGTDETDLFTESGESITISQSGNTLLGQTASGALAFKVEFTPGTGQWDFYQYQVMQVQTDGQLDFNLIATDGDGDSVIGHFAVIPDTPAIPLIDYDYNQGTSGDNTIDGTDNHDLVISDVQGIQIIAGEDYNVAFIFDTSGSMQDSISEAKNQLEIVFEQLVQSVSGNHSGVVNVLLTDFASQSNVSVSVNLADPNALNTLKSAINDISDAIGGTNYEAGFESAINWFSGAQIINNQGKNITYFITDGEPNRAIEDKDPTTFAVGYNTSEKQYIILGDLIGSDFKKGDTIQVDGEVIVDAKGKVFSYGTNNEIGEFKFNNNDSVKSFSDKKIDDDTQALHAFNLLASISTVETIGLGDGISASDLALYDSDGNVRAKIDVDKLASVILGSENLLLQGNDTIAAAMGNDIIFGDLVKFDHIPGQGYAALQKFVASETGENTSSISVQDVHEFITTNSTLFDISRTDDGNDVIDGGKGDDVIFAQGGEDKLNGGSGEDTLLGGSGNDILIGGDDSDTLIGGLGNDILTGGTSSDDHHTDTFVWQQGDTGTDHIVDFNITDDKLDLSDLLHGVSAKELADHLDFSFDNTTHTTTIAVNADSQGEVEQYITLDGVDLRDAFNVQPGDDIETTIIQGLLGHNGDGALIIDSTESNTSTRFANATEPTQLHEELSTYYNIP, encoded by the coding sequence GTGCGCAGTATCGATGAAGACAGCGGCGTAACCACTGGCAACGTCATTGATGGCAGCAGCGTCGATGGACCATTAACCGTCCAGAGTTTTACCATTGCTGGAGAAACGGGACCTTTCACTCTCGGTGAAAACATCAACATTACTAATGTCGGCAGCTTCAGCTTGTCAGCAAGTGGGGCGTACAACTTCACCCCAGCGACCAATTACAACGGCCCTGTACCGGTGATCACCTACACCCTGACTGACGGTAGTGGCCCAGTGGACACATCCACTCTCACCATCACTGTCAACCCCATCAATGATGACTTCACCGACAATGACGAAGTGCGCAGTATCGATGAAGACAGCGGCGTAACCACTGGCAACGTCATTGATGGCAGCAGCGTCGATGGACCGTTAACCGTGCAGAGTTTCACCATTGCTGGAGAAACGGGACCTTTCACCCTCGGTGAAAACATCAACATTACTAATGTCGGCAGCTTCAGCTTGTCAGCAAGTGGGGCGTACAACTTCACCCCAGCGACCAACTACAACGGCCCTGTGCCTGTGATCACCTACGTCTTGACCGATGGCTCTGGCGACACCAACACATCCACCCTCACCATTTCGGTAAGCCCAATGGATGATGACTTCACTGACAACGATGAAGTGCGCAGCATCGATGAAGACAGCGGCGTGAGCACTGGTAACGTCATTGATGGCAGCAGCGTCGATGGACCGTTAACCGTGCAGAGTTTTACCATTGCTGGAGAAACGGGACCTTTCACCCTCGGTGAAAACATCAACATTACCAATGTCGGCAGCTTCAGCTTGTCAGCAAGTGGGGCGTACAACTTCACCCCAGCGGCCAATTACAACGGCGCAATGCCGGTGATCACTTACACCCTGACTGACGGTAGTGGCCCAGTGGACACATCCACTCTCACCATCACCGTCAACCCCATCAACGATGACTTCACCGACAATGACGAAGTGCGCAGCATCGATGAAGACAGCGGCGTGACCACTGGCAACGTCATTGATGGCAGCAGTGTCGATGGACCGTTAACCGTGCAGAGTTTCACCATTGCTGGAGAAACGGGACCTTTCACCCTCGGTGAAAACATCAACATTACTAATGTCGGCAGCTTCAGCTTGTCAGCAAATGGGGCGTACAGCTTTACTCCAGCGATCAATTACAACGGCCCTGTGCCGGTGATCACCTACATCTTGACCGATGGCTCTGGCGACACCAACACTTCCACTCTCACCATTGACGTTAATCCAGTGGATGATAGCTTCACCGACAATGACGAAGTGCGCAGTATCGATGAAGACAGCGGCGTGACCACTGGTAACGTCATTGATGGCAGCAGCGTCGATGGACCATTAACCGTGCAGAGTTTCACCATTGCTGGAGAAACGGGACCTTTCACCCTCGGTGAAAACATCAACATTACCGATGTCGGCAGCTTCAGCTTGTCAGCAAATGGGGCATACAGCTTTACTCCAGCGGCCAACTACAACGGCGCTGTACCGGTGATCACCTACACCCTGACTGACGGTAGCGGCCCGGTGGACACATCCACCCTCACCATCACTGTCAACCCCATCAACGATGACTTCACCGACAATGACGAAGTGCGCAGTATCGATGAAGACAGCGGCGTCACCTTAGGTAATGTCATTGATGGCAGCAGTGTCGACGGGCCATTAAACGTCCAGAGTTTCACCATTGCTGGAGAAGCTGGTCCCTTTAATCTGGGCCAAGCCATTAATATTACTGATGTCGGCAGCTTCAGCTTGTCAGCAAATGGGGCGTACAGTTTCACTCCAGCCGCCAACTACAACGGCGCCGTGCCGGTGATCACTTACACCCTGACTGACGGTAGCGGCCCGGTGGACACATCCACTCTCACCATCACTGTCAACCCCATCAACGATGACTTCACCGACAATGATGAAGTGCGCAGTATCGATGAAGACAGCGGCGTAACCACTGGCAACGTCATTGATGGCAGCAGCGTTGATGGACCGTTAACCGTGCAGAGTTTCACTATTGCTGGAGAAGCTGGTCCCTTTAATCTGGGCCAAGCGATTAATATTACTGATGTCGGCAGCTTCAGCTTGTCAGCAAATGGGGCGTACAACTTCACCCCTGCGGCCAATTACAACGGCGCCGTGCCTGTGATCACTTACATCTTGACCGATGGCTCTGGCGACACCAACACTTCCACTCTTAGCATTGACGTTAACCCAGTGGATGATAGCTTCACTGACAATGATGAAGTGCGCAGTATCGATGAAGACAGCGGCATGACCACTGGTAACGTCATTGATGGCAGCAGTGTCGATGGACCATTAACCGTCCAGAGTTTTACCATTGCTGGAGAAACGGGTCCCTTTAATCTGGGCCAAACCATTAATATTACTGATGTCGGCAGCTTCAGCTTGTCAGCAAATGGGGTGTACAACTTCACCCCAGCGACCAACTACAACGGCGCAGTGCCGGTGATCACCTACATCTTGACCGATGGCTCTGGTGACACCAACACATCCACTCTCACCATTTCGGTAAGCCCAATGGATGATGACTTCACTGACAATGATGAAGTGCGCAGCATCGATGAAGACAGCGGCGTGACCACTGGCAACGTCATTGATGGCAGCAGTGTCGATGGACCGTTAACCGTGCAGAGTTTCACCATTGCTGGAGAAACGGGACCTTTCACCCTCGGTGAAAACATCAACATTACCAATGTCGGCAGCTTCAGCTTGTCAGCAAGTGGGGCGTACAACTTCACCCCAGCGACCAACTACAACGGCCCTGTGCCTGTGATCACCTACGTCTTAACCGATGGCTCTGGCGACACCAACACATCCACCCTCACCATTGACGTCAACCCCATCAATGATGACTTCACCGACAATGACGAAGTGCGCAGCATCGATGAAGACAGCGGCGTGACCACTGGCAACGTCATTGATGGAAGCAGTGTCGATGGACCATTGACCGTGCAGAGTTTCACCATTACTGGAGAAGCTGGTCCCTTTAATCTGGGCCAAGCCATTAATATTACCAATGTCGGCAGCTTCAGCTTGTCAGCAAATGGGGCGTACAGCTTCACCCCAGCGACCAATTACAACGGCGCCGTGCCGGTGATCACTTACATCTTGACCGATGGCTCTGGTGACACCAACACATCCACTCTCACCATCACTGTCAACCCCATCAACGATGACTTCACCGACAATGATGAAGTCCGCAGTATCGATGAAGACAGCGGCGTAACCACTGGCAACGTCATTGATGGCAGCAGCGTCGATGGACCGTTAACCGTCCAGAGTTTTACCATTGCTGGAGAAACGGGACCTTTCACTCTCGGTGAAAACATCAACATTACTAATGTCGGCAGCTTCAGCTTGTCAGCAAATGGGGCGTACAGCTTCACCCCAGCGACCAATTACAACGGCGCCGTGCCGGTGATCACTTACACCCTGACTGACGGTAGCGGCCCGGTGGACACATCCACTCTCACCATCACTGTCAACCCCATCAACGATGACTTCACCGACAATGATGAAGTGCGCAGTATCGATGAAGACAGCGGCGTAACCACTGGCAACGTCATTGATGGCAGCAGCGTCGATGGACCGTTAACCGTCCAGAGTTTTACCATTGCTGGAGAAACGGGACCTTTCACCCTCGGTGAAAACATCAACATTACCAATGTCGGCAGCTTCAGCTTGTCAGCAAATGGGGCGTACAGCTTCACCCCTGCGACCAACTACAACGGCCCTGTGCCTGTGATCACCTACGTCTTAACCGATGGCTCTGGCGACACCAACACATCCACTCTCACCATTGACGTTAATCCAGTGGATGATAGCTTCACTGACAATGATGAAGTGCGCAGCATCGATGAAGACAGCGGCGTGACCACTGGCAACGTCATTGATGGCAGCAGTGTCGATGGACCGTTAACCGTGCAGAGTTTCACCATTGCTGGAGAAACGGGACCTTTCACCCTCGGTGAAAACATCAACATTACCAATGTCGGCAGCTTCAGCTTGTCAGCAAGTGGGGCGTACAACTTCACCCCAGCGACCAACTACAACGGCCCTGTGCCTGTGATCACCTACGTCTTAACCGATGGCTCTGGCGACACCAACACATCCACCCTCACCATTGACGTCAACCCCATCAATGATGACTTCACTGACAATGACGAAGTGCGCAGTATCGATGAAGACAGCGGCGTGACCACTGGTAACGTCATTGATGGCAGCAGTGTCGATGGACCATTAACCGTGCAGAGTTTCACCATTGCTGGAGAAGCGGGTCCATTTGTGATAGGCCAAGTCGTTAATATTGCCGATATCGGCAGCTTCAGCTTGTCAGCAAATGGCGCGTACAGTTTCACTCCAGCCGCCAACTACAACGGCGCCGTGCCAGTGATCACTTACATCTTGACCGATGGCTCGGGCGACACCAACACATCCACGCTCACCATTTCGGTAAGTCCAATGGATGATGACTTCACTGACAATGATGAAATCATCAATGTGAATGAAGACAGTAACGCGATCGGTGGTAATGTCATTGATGGCAGCAGCGTCGACGGGCCATTAACCGTCCAGAGTTTCACCATTGCCGGAGAAACGGGACCTTTCACCCTCGGTGAAAACATCAACATTACTAATGTCGGCAGCTTCAGCTTGTCAGCAAGTGGGGCGTACAGCTTTACCCCAGCGGCAAATTACAACGGCGCAGTACCGGTGATCACCTACACCCTGACTGACGGTAGCGGCCCGGTGGACACATCCACTCTCACCATCACTGTCAACCCCATCAACGATGACTTCACCGACAATGATGAAGTGCGTAGCATCGATGAAGACAGCGGCGTGAGCACTGGTAACGTCATTGATGGCAGCAGCGTCGATGGACCGTTAACCGTGCAGAGTTTTACCATTGCTGGAGAAGCTGGTCCCTTTAATCTGGGCCAAGCCATTAATATTACTGATGTCGGCAGCTTCAGCTTGTCAGCAAATGGGGCGTACAACTTCACCCCAGCGGCAAATTACAACGGCGCAGTACCGGTGATCACCTACACCCTGACTGACGGTAGCGGCCCAGTGGACACATCCACTCTCACCATCACCGTCAACCCCATCAACGATGACTTCACTGATAATGACGAAGTGCGCAGCATCGATGAAGACAGCGGCATGACCACTGGCAACGTCATTGATGGCAGCAGTGTCGATGGACCGTTAACCGTGCAGAGTTTCACCATTGCTGGAGAAGCTGGTCCCTTTAATATGGGCCAAGCCATTAATATTACTGATGTCGGCAGCTTCAGCTTGTCAGCAAATGGGGCGTACAGCTTTACCCCAGCGGCAAATTACAACGGCCCTGTGCCAGTGATCACTTACGTCTTAACCGATGGCTCTGGCGACACCAACACTTCCACTCTCACCATTGATGTTAATCCAGCGGATGATAGCTTCACTGACAATGATGAAATCATCAGTGTGAATGAAGACAGTAACGCGATCGGTGGTAATGTTATTGATGGCAGCAGTGTCGATGGACCGTTAACCGTGCAGAGTTTCACCATTGCTGGAGAAAGCGGACCTTTCACCTTCGGTGAAAACATCAACATTGCCAATATAGGCAACTTCAGCTTGTCAGCAAATGGGGCATACAGCTTCACACCAGCGGCCAACTACAACGGCCCTGTGCCTGTGATAACTTACGTCTTAACCGATGGAACAGGGGACACCAACACATCCACTCTCACCATTTCGGTAAGTCCAATGGATGATGACTTCACCGACAATAATGAAGTACGCAGCATCGATGAAGACAGCGGCGTGAACACTGGCAACGTCATTGATGGAAGCAGTACCGATGGACCATTAACCGTGCAGAGTTTCACCATTGCTGGAGAAACGGGTCCCTTTAATCTTGGCCAAGCGATTAATATTACTGATATCGGCAGCTTCAGCTTGTCAGCAAATGGGGCGTACAGTTTCACACCAACGGCCAATTACAACGGCCCAGTACCCGTCATCACCTATGTTCTCACCGATGGTTCAGGTGAAAATGATACTTCAACCTTAACGATTGATGTCACCCCTGTAAACGATATTGTAAATATCACAGCGATCACCAATGTTAGAGTTTCGGAGGAAGGATTAACCAATGGTTTAGCTGATAATGTTGGAAATTCAGATCAAACAGATGCTGTTATATCGAGTGGCATTATTGAAATTTATGATGCTGATGAAGATGCACTGACTGTATCCTTATCAGGTCCTCTTAATATCACATCAGGTGGAAATACTGTTCAATGGTCTTGGGATGATACCAATACATTGACAGGCTATATTGGCAGCGAGGGGGCAAGTTCCTATATTGCCGTCATGACCCTCGCCTTAAGCCCCCCAGCAGAAGGATCTAATGGCGAATGGATTTATAATACCACTCTGCTAGCACCTGTCGATCACCATGATGTATTGTCTGAAGATAACTTAGCTTTAGATTTCGGTATCAAGGTCACTGACGGAAATGGTGAAGTCACTAACGATAGCTTTACTGTAGTAATTGAAGATGACACCTTAGAAATGTCAGATACTGCAGCAGTCGCAGTATCTGACTCAAACATCCCAGATACTTTGGTCGGTAATTTCTCATTCACAACTAATAATGGGGGGCATGATACTCTTGATTTTAACGGCTTCACAGTCATGGCTAATGGCTTTACATCAGCAACTGACTCAACATTAACTTCGGCAATAGTCTATGGTAATAATAGTGGAATTGGAGTCAAGAGTGTGGCTGCGCCCTATCACAATATCGATGCTGAAATTGATTTCCGTAAATTCGCTGATGGTACCGAAGCCTCAGAAGAAATTGTGATAACACTAGACTCTGGTACTCTTGCTTACGGTACCAGCATCCAATTTGCAAGCATGTTTGGTGGCGAGCTAGAAGTTGGAGTGGTTGAGTTTTATCGCGATGGACAGTTGATTACGACACAAAAATTTAGTTCAGATGCTAATGATGGTAACTATGCTGCTGTTTTTGAAACCCTTCAAGGCGGTTTCGATAAAATGATCATAAAAGCGACTGACAACGGTATTGGTAACACTTCAGATAATAGTGATTTAGCCATTAAATCAATCGAATTTTTAGGTCGTGAAGGGCTCGCTATTGCCTACGCAACAGGGAGTACTAACATTCAGTGGGGAGCTGATCAAAAAGGAACATTACAGTTTACTGGCACCGATGAAACTGATTTATTTACAGAAAGTGGCGAGAGTATCACCATATCCCAATCAGGCAATACCTTACTTGGCCAAACAGCGTCAGGTGCACTTGCCTTCAAGGTCGAATTTACACCTGGCACAGGACAATGGGATTTTTATCAATATCAAGTTATGCAAGTTCAGACTGATGGGCAACTCGATTTTAATCTTATTGCCACTGATGGTGATGGTGATAGTGTCATTGGGCATTTTGCTGTTATTCCAGATACTCCAGCTATTCCATTGATAGATTATGATTATAATCAGGGTACTAGTGGCGACAATACGATTGACGGCACCGATAATCATGACCTTGTTATCAGTGATGTGCAAGGTATACAAATTATTGCAGGAGAAGATTACAATGTCGCCTTTATCTTTGATACTTCAGGCAGTATGCAGGACAGTATCAGCGAAGCCAAAAACCAACTAGAAATAGTATTTGAACAATTAGTACAAAGTGTATCTGGCAACCATTCTGGCGTCGTCAACGTTCTATTAACCGACTTTGCGAGTCAGTCTAACGTGAGCGTCTCTGTTAATCTCGCCGATCCCAACGCACTCAACACGCTTAAAAGTGCTATAAACGACATCAGTGATGCCATAGGAGGCACCAATTATGAAGCAGGTTTTGAATCTGCAATAAACTGGTTTAGTGGTGCTCAAATCATTAATAATCAAGGAAAAAATATAACCTACTTCATTACTGATGGAGAACCAAATCGAGCAATCGAAGATAAAGATCCGACAACTTTTGCTGTCGGCTACAATACCAGCGAAAAACAATATATTATTCTTGGAGATTTAATCGGTTCTGACTTCAAAAAAGGAGATACGATTCAAGTTGATGGGGAGGTCATTGTCGACGCTAAAGGTAAAGTCTTCTCTTATGGGACCAATAATGAAATAGGCGAATTTAAGTTTAATAACAATGACTCAGTTAAAAGCTTTTCAGATAAGAAAATAGATGACGACACTCAAGCACTGCATGCTTTTAATCTTTTGGCTTCAATTTCAACTGTCGAGACCATTGGCTTAGGTGATGGTATATCGGCAAGTGACTTAGCACTTTATGATTCAGACGGAAACGTTCGCGCTAAAATTGATGTCGACAAGTTAGCCAGTGTTATCTTGGGTTCTGAAAACCTACTTTTACAAGGTAATGATACGATTGCTGCTGCTATGGGTAATGATATTATCTTCGGCGATCTCGTTAAATTTGATCATATTCCAGGGCAAGGATATGCTGCACTGCAAAAATTTGTTGCATCAGAAACGGGTGAAAACACATCATCTATATCAGTGCAAGATGTTCATGAATTTATCACTACTAACTCAACTCTTTTTGACATATCTCGTACAGACGATGGTAATGATGTAATAGACGGAGGCAAAGGAGATGATGTTATTTTTGCCCAGGGTGGTGAAGACAAGCTTAACGGGGGAAGTGGAGAAGACACATTACTCGGTGGTAGCGGTAACGACATTCTGATTGGTGGAGACGATTCAGATACACTTATAGGTGGCTTAGGTAACGACATATTAACGGGTGGAACATCCAGCGATGATCATCATACTGACACCTTCGTTTGGCAGCAAGGAGATACAGGAACTGACCACATTGTTGACTTCAATATTACCGATGACAAACTCGATTTAAGTGATCTGCTTCATGGCGTCAGCGCTAAAGAACTTGCCGATCACCTCGACTTCAGTTTCGACAATACGACCCACACAACCACTATCGCTGTGAATGCCGATAGCCAAGGAGAAGTTGAACAATATATCACTCTAGACGGAGTAGATTTAAGAGATGCATTCAATGTACAACCAGGTGATGATATTGAAACAACGATCATCCAAGGTCTATTAGGCCATAATGGCGATGGAGCATTAATCATAGACAGTACTGAATCTAATACATCTACTCGATTTGCAAACGCAACTGAGCCAACCCAGCTTCATGAGGAGCTTTCTACTTATTACAATATCCCTTAA
- a CDS encoding HAD-IA family hydrolase, whose amino-acid sequence MRCYINPSNIDAISFDLDDTLYNNLPIIQKAEDELVHFLHQEYPLTARLKKSDWSDLKKALFRAQPELCHDTGLARKTVLSRGLHQLGYSIKEAETGAQDGLNCFLRHRSDFAISSPVLSLLQILGQKWPLVGLTNGNADADRIGLGPLFEFVLSPGLGVRMKPAPDMFNIAINRLGISAHRLLHVGDSHCADVMGARLAGCQSVWLNPAFGAEDMGQAKGSLPHLEISRIEDLMLLI is encoded by the coding sequence ATCCGTTGTTACATAAACCCTAGCAATATAGATGCGATAAGTTTTGATCTTGATGATACGCTTTATAATAACCTCCCAATTATTCAAAAGGCCGAAGATGAATTAGTGCATTTTCTGCATCAAGAATACCCGTTGACAGCAAGATTAAAAAAAAGCGATTGGTCAGACTTAAAGAAAGCCTTATTCAGAGCACAACCTGAGCTTTGTCATGACACAGGATTGGCCAGAAAAACAGTGCTTAGTCGAGGTTTACATCAGTTAGGATACTCGATAAAAGAGGCTGAAACAGGTGCACAAGATGGGCTTAATTGTTTTTTACGACACAGATCTGACTTTGCTATTTCTTCACCAGTGTTAAGCTTACTGCAAATTCTAGGTCAAAAATGGCCTTTAGTGGGGCTAACTAACGGCAATGCTGATGCTGATCGTATTGGTCTAGGCCCGCTTTTCGAGTTCGTATTATCTCCAGGTCTTGGGGTACGAATGAAGCCTGCGCCTGATATGTTTAATATTGCAATTAACAGGTTAGGTATATCAGCTCATCGCTTACTTCATGTTGGAGACAGCCATTGCGCGGATGTTATGGGGGCTAGGTTAGCGGGATGCCAATCAGTGTGGCTTAATCCAGCTTTTGGCGCTGAAGATATGGGGCAAGCTAAGGGGAGCCTACCTCATTTAGAGATAAGTCGTATTGAAGATCTTATGTTACTTATTTAG
- the xerC gene encoding tyrosine recombinase XerC, whose amino-acid sequence MDVNWFQHFESYLCSERQLSKHTVQNYLRELNRVDRLLGDLTTWDNVSREQLQSVLSQLHRKGLSPRSLSLTLSSIKQFYEFLICEGMTQVNPAISLSAPKQNKLLPKNMDLDSVTHLLDIEAGDPLGIRDKAIMELFYSSGLRLAELAALDVMDIQFSERLVKVMGKGSKERIIPIGKVAITAIAHWLDCRRDIMCDSNALFVTHKGMRLAHRSIQARLAKWGQEQALNMRVHPHKLRHSFATHMLESSADLRAVQELLGHANLSTTQIYTSLDFQHLAKVYDGAHPRATKEKKDKNE is encoded by the coding sequence ATGGACGTTAATTGGTTTCAACACTTTGAGAGTTATTTATGTAGCGAACGTCAACTCTCTAAGCATACAGTACAAAATTATCTGCGTGAACTAAACAGAGTTGATCGCCTTTTAGGTGATTTAACCACATGGGACAATGTTTCTCGAGAGCAGCTTCAAAGCGTACTGAGTCAATTACATCGAAAGGGCTTAAGCCCACGTTCTCTTTCTCTTACGTTATCATCTATTAAGCAGTTTTATGAATTCCTAATTTGTGAGGGAATGACTCAAGTTAATCCCGCTATTAGCTTAAGTGCACCTAAACAAAATAAACTGTTACCTAAAAATATGGATCTGGATTCAGTTACTCATTTGTTGGACATAGAAGCTGGGGATCCCTTAGGTATACGAGATAAGGCGATCATGGAGCTCTTTTACTCATCAGGGTTACGGCTAGCTGAATTAGCAGCGTTAGATGTGATGGATATTCAGTTCTCTGAGCGTTTAGTTAAAGTCATGGGGAAAGGGAGTAAGGAACGTATTATCCCTATCGGTAAGGTGGCTATCACAGCGATTGCTCATTGGTTAGACTGTAGACGAGACATTATGTGTGATAGTAATGCTCTATTTGTTACGCATAAAGGGATGCGTTTGGCTCATCGAAGTATTCAGGCTCGTTTGGCTAAATGGGGGCAAGAACAGGCGTTGAACATGCGAGTTCATCCTCATAAATTGCGCCATTCTTTTGCAACTCATATGCTTGAGTCTAGTGCTGATCTTCGTGCTGTACAGGAGTTACTCGGCCATGCAAATCTATCTACAACTCAGATTTATACGAGTCTTGATTTTCAACATTTAGCTAAGGTGTATGATGGAGCTCACCCTAGGGCGACGAAAGAAAAAAAGGATAAAAATGAATGA